A single window of Xylocopilactobacillus apicola DNA harbors:
- a CDS encoding histidine phosphatase family protein: MTTIYLVRHGQTYFNRYNRMQGWSDSPLTENGVKDAKRVGEVFKNIKFAYAASSDANRARNTAQIILDYNLANPPKLVEIPNFRECFYGYFEGMNSPETWLLTAHQAGYRTFNDLVTNFDLDYAKDLMHQADPFHEAETADQYWQRLDKAFEFLAKQVSFTSSDPVLLVTHGTTIRSIVGRYSSEKQFDLTDPPRNGSITTIEMNQNRQIKVKDYNKLKI, translated from the coding sequence ATGACAACTATATATTTAGTAAGACACGGACAAACTTATTTTAATCGCTACAACCGCATGCAAGGTTGGTCAGACTCTCCTTTGACTGAAAATGGCGTCAAAGACGCCAAAAGAGTTGGTGAGGTTTTCAAAAATATCAAATTTGCTTATGCTGCTTCGAGTGACGCTAACCGGGCGCGAAATACAGCTCAGATCATCTTGGATTATAATTTAGCCAATCCCCCAAAATTAGTCGAAATCCCAAATTTCCGAGAATGTTTTTATGGCTACTTTGAGGGCATGAACTCACCTGAAACTTGGCTTCTAACCGCTCATCAAGCTGGATATCGGACATTTAACGACCTCGTTACTAATTTTGATCTTGATTATGCTAAAGATTTAATGCACCAGGCTGATCCTTTCCATGAAGCCGAGACTGCTGATCAGTATTGGCAGCGCCTTGACAAAGCCTTTGAATTTTTAGCAAAACAAGTTTCTTTTACTTCAAGTGATCCCGTGCTCTTAGTCACTCATGGTACTACAATTCGTAGTATCGTCGGTCGTTATTCAAGCGAAAAGCAATTCGATTTAACTGATCCACCCCGAAATGGCAGCATCACAACTATTGAAATGAATCAAAATCGCCAGATCAAAGTTAAAGACTACAATAAATTAAAAATTTAA
- a CDS encoding YitT family protein: protein MKKLQVLNKNFFTQLIVICVAIEIISISINFFYAPINIAAGGATGISILASAAFGWNRSIVVLIINTLMIILAACFLGRKVVMKIAIGSFLLPLFMYLTPSFKVVEDNVLAMVIGGAVFGFGVALLYHVDASSGGTAVPPLILKKYFHINPSVTLLVIDTAVTVFNIFVDGTNAFFLATFSLVITSIVMNYIMLGFDHKIMLNIMSEEHLEDIKQVIDEASEQGYTIFDVRGGKNGENKEMLMVVTSNIDYPDLVSEILTVDKKAFMVTYNISEVRNGVFNSI from the coding sequence ATGAAAAAATTACAAGTTCTCAATAAAAACTTCTTTACCCAACTAATTGTTATTTGCGTGGCGATTGAAATTATTTCAATCAGCATCAATTTCTTTTACGCTCCAATTAATATTGCGGCAGGCGGAGCCACCGGAATTTCCATTCTAGCTTCTGCCGCCTTTGGCTGGAATCGATCCATCGTCGTTTTAATTATCAACACGTTAATGATTATTCTAGCCGCTTGTTTTTTAGGAAGAAAAGTGGTCATGAAAATCGCGATTGGTAGCTTTCTTTTACCATTGTTTATGTATCTGACTCCAAGTTTCAAAGTTGTTGAAGATAATGTTTTGGCAATGGTCATAGGCGGTGCAGTGTTTGGTTTTGGAGTCGCACTTTTATACCATGTTGATGCTTCTTCCGGCGGCACCGCAGTCCCGCCGCTAATTTTAAAGAAATATTTTCACATCAATCCTTCGGTTACTTTACTAGTCATTGATACTGCAGTTACTGTATTTAATATTTTTGTCGATGGAACGAACGCTTTTTTCCTCGCCACCTTCTCTTTAGTGATTACTTCGATCGTAATGAACTACATTATGCTAGGTTTTGATCACAAAATAATGCTCAACATTATGAGTGAAGAGCATTTAGAAGATATCAAGCAGGTTATTGATGAAGCAAGTGAACAAGGATACACCATCTTCGACGTACGCGGCGGCAAAAACGGCGAAAATAAGGAAATGTTGATGGTAGTTACTAGCAACATTGATTATCCTGACCTGGTGAGTGAAATTCTTACTGTTGATAAAAAAGCTTTCATGGTAACTTATAATATTTCGGAAGTTCGTAATGGGGTCTTTAATTCGATTTAA
- the hflX gene encoding GTPase HflX has protein sequence MKKVIIAGVDNKDPRFLSQMAELKGLAVADDFEVVKQITQKLDHRLAGTYFGHGKLSEIKDEISQAEAEVLIVNDELSPTQIRNLEKILQTSVIDRTELILEIFKRRARTKEAKIQVEIAQLQYEMPRIHPSAQRLDQQGGGGGGLHNRGAGETKSEINRRTIVKQISELKNRLKKVELIHQTQSEQRAQSGLPSVALVGYTNAGKSTTFNNLPPAIGASLRSKEPVFSANMLFATLDTTIKSLRLTDQREFLLSDTVGFITGLPHQLIESFKTTLQEAKDADLLINVVDYADPNCEEMITTTQKVLAEIGAGEIPMITFYNKADLLPDQVYPLIKDNNIFGSANDSETLKQLGQLIIKNIFGDFKEVTLLIPFDQGEVASQIMANYPVISYEYLAEGTKILANLSLAAQGRFQKFFVKSN, from the coding sequence TTGAAAAAAGTAATTATTGCAGGCGTTGATAACAAAGATCCAAGATTTTTATCTCAAATGGCTGAATTAAAAGGCTTAGCTGTTGCTGATGATTTTGAAGTTGTTAAACAAATTACACAAAAATTAGATCACAGATTAGCGGGAACTTACTTCGGTCACGGAAAATTAAGTGAAATAAAAGATGAAATATCGCAAGCCGAAGCGGAAGTCTTGATTGTTAACGATGAACTATCGCCAACCCAAATTAGAAATTTAGAGAAGATATTGCAAACTTCAGTAATTGATCGAACTGAATTAATTCTTGAAATTTTCAAACGGCGCGCACGGACTAAAGAAGCAAAAATTCAAGTTGAAATTGCTCAATTACAATATGAAATGCCTCGAATTCACCCATCAGCTCAACGGCTTGACCAACAAGGTGGCGGGGGCGGAGGATTACATAACCGGGGAGCCGGTGAAACTAAATCTGAAATAAATCGACGGACTATTGTTAAACAAATCAGCGAGTTAAAAAATCGTCTCAAGAAGGTTGAACTGATACATCAGACCCAAAGTGAGCAAAGAGCTCAATCGGGTTTGCCGTCTGTTGCACTTGTTGGGTATACCAATGCTGGTAAATCGACGACTTTTAATAATTTACCCCCAGCGATTGGCGCGAGTTTAAGATCGAAAGAGCCTGTGTTTTCAGCAAATATGTTGTTTGCCACCCTTGATACGACGATCAAATCACTTCGTTTGACTGATCAGCGCGAGTTTTTGCTTAGTGATACAGTTGGTTTTATTACCGGTTTGCCTCACCAGCTCATTGAATCTTTCAAAACTACGCTCCAAGAAGCAAAAGACGCTGATCTTTTGATCAACGTCGTCGACTATGCAGACCCTAATTGTGAGGAAATGATCACAACCACTCAAAAAGTTTTGGCAGAGATTGGGGCAGGGGAAATCCCAATGATCACTTTTTACAATAAAGCAGATCTTCTGCCGGACCAAGTTTATCCGCTTATTAAAGATAACAATATTTTTGGTTCCGCAAATGATTCTGAAACTCTCAAACAATTAGGGCAATTAATTATCAAAAATATTTTTGGGGACTTTAAGGAAGTTACTCTATTAATTCCTTTTGACCAAGGAGAAGTGGCTTCGCAAATTATGGCTAATTATCCTGTTATTTCTTACGAATATCTAGCTGAAGGTACCAAAATTTTGGCAAATTTGAGTCTTGCAGCTCAAGGTCGATTCCAAAAATTCTTTGTTAAATCGAATTAA
- a CDS encoding extracellular solute-binding protein: MRLNWKKIFFSLITLMLSLILVGCTGSDNSSKAPKEKSDQVIKGKLKLWVDPNYVAVYTKIAHDFENKYPEVKITIQASNSDQMKRMVSKDPSKAADVFMISNDQIGSMVNSGLIYPLRDRRVDEIKNNNSHNIVEAITFKNNIYGYPVGIDTQVLYYDKSKLSPNDVLHWDQLTSKAAVSLGFTSMNGSYTLTPLFMSNGDQLFGEKGDNVKETNFNNEKGIEVLRWVAQQKTNQRVVDATTGTAQANLENEKIQAWVADSSLKSSFQKQLNNNLSATVLPMVKLSDKELVFKSFLHVKLFGVNQQTKLPQAAMTLAEFLTSKESQLLTFKDQGLTPANQQLQKDPTILNDSVAKSVIKMSDQEHAAVLPKLRQLSAFWPEMDQLLNDTYNGKVQESDYQNQLDELVNKISTIK; the protein is encoded by the coding sequence ATGCGTTTAAATTGGAAAAAAATTTTCTTTAGTCTGATTACTTTAATGCTATCGCTTATATTAGTTGGTTGCACGGGTAGTGATAATAGTTCTAAAGCACCTAAAGAAAAATCTGATCAAGTGATAAAGGGGAAACTTAAGCTTTGGGTTGATCCAAATTATGTTGCCGTTTACACTAAAATTGCGCATGATTTTGAAAATAAATATCCCGAAGTTAAAATAACAATTCAAGCAAGTAATTCGGATCAAATGAAAAGGATGGTTAGTAAAGATCCTTCAAAGGCAGCAGATGTTTTTATGATCTCGAACGATCAAATTGGTTCGATGGTAAATTCTGGTCTAATCTATCCTCTTCGTGATCGAAGAGTTGATGAAATTAAGAATAATAATTCTCATAACATCGTTGAAGCAATAACCTTTAAGAATAATATTTACGGTTATCCAGTCGGTATTGATACCCAAGTTCTTTATTACGATAAATCAAAATTATCTCCTAATGATGTTTTACATTGGGATCAATTGACTTCAAAGGCAGCAGTGAGCCTCGGTTTTACTTCTATGAATGGCAGTTATACGCTCACTCCTCTTTTTATGAGTAATGGAGACCAATTATTTGGTGAAAAAGGTGATAATGTTAAAGAAACTAATTTCAACAACGAAAAAGGGATTGAAGTTCTTCGATGGGTGGCCCAGCAGAAAACTAATCAAAGAGTTGTTGATGCAACAACTGGAACTGCTCAAGCCAATTTAGAAAACGAAAAAATTCAAGCCTGGGTTGCTGATAGCTCATTAAAAAGCAGCTTTCAAAAACAATTAAATAATAATTTATCTGCTACAGTATTGCCCATGGTGAAGCTAAGTGATAAAGAGCTTGTTTTTAAATCGTTTTTGCATGTGAAACTTTTTGGGGTTAATCAACAGACAAAATTGCCTCAAGCAGCAATGACTTTAGCAGAATTTTTAACGAGTAAAGAATCACAGCTTTTGACTTTTAAAGATCAAGGCTTGACCCCAGCTAATCAACAACTTCAAAAAGATCCGACTATTTTAAACGATTCTGTTGCTAAATCAGTTATTAAGATGAGTGATCAAGAACATGCGGCAGTTCTACCAAAATTAAGACAGTTATCTGCTTTTTGGCCAGAAATGGATCAATTATTAAATGATACCTATAATGGTAAAGTGCAAGAGTCTGATTATCAAAATCAACTTGATGAATTAGTTAACAAGATCTCCACAATTAAATAA
- a CDS encoding M24 family metallopeptidase: MNNHLEQLIKFLEENELDLAYLSDPTNIFYYTGFLADPHERTLAFFVDRSGRNFLFTPALEVSSAHDAGFSGEVYGYLDEEDPYTKISEHLARLDDKFNRVGIEKSQLTVSRFEQLKRILPQTAQFLDLTSAIESQRLIKTEDEIAKMIAAGSEADYAFEIAQKYCRPGITEVELVNEIESALRKKGVLHVSFDTLVQAGKMAANPHGEPTTNQVADHDLVLFDLGTVHDNYVSDATRTFAVGSIDDRQRDIYEVCLEAQLAAMDFAKPGVTASQLDKVARNIISEHGYGEYFNHRLGHGLGISVHEFPSIMAGNDLVLTPGMCFSIEPGIYIPGFAGVRIEDSVYVTENGVEPFTHSTKELVTL; this comes from the coding sequence ATGAATAACCATTTAGAACAATTAATTAAATTTTTAGAAGAAAATGAACTTGATTTAGCTTATTTGAGTGATCCGACGAATATTTTTTATTACACGGGGTTTTTGGCGGATCCTCATGAGCGGACGCTTGCTTTCTTTGTTGATCGGTCGGGGAGAAATTTCCTATTTACACCAGCGTTAGAAGTCTCATCGGCTCATGATGCGGGCTTTAGTGGTGAGGTTTATGGATACTTAGACGAAGAAGATCCTTATACCAAAATTAGTGAGCATTTAGCTCGACTTGATGACAAATTTAACCGAGTTGGCATCGAAAAATCTCAACTCACAGTTTCTCGCTTTGAACAATTGAAGCGAATTTTACCGCAAACTGCTCAATTTCTCGATCTAACGAGCGCAATTGAAAGTCAACGTTTGATTAAAACAGAAGACGAAATTGCTAAAATGATAGCAGCCGGATCAGAAGCAGATTATGCTTTTGAAATTGCGCAAAAGTATTGTCGTCCAGGAATTACTGAAGTTGAACTGGTTAATGAAATTGAGAGTGCTCTTAGAAAGAAAGGGGTGCTCCATGTAAGTTTTGATACGTTGGTTCAGGCTGGTAAAATGGCAGCTAATCCACACGGTGAACCGACGACTAATCAAGTAGCAGATCATGATCTCGTTCTTTTTGATCTGGGGACCGTGCATGATAATTATGTTAGTGACGCGACCCGTACATTTGCTGTAGGTTCGATCGATGACCGTCAGCGCGATATTTACGAAGTCTGTTTAGAAGCGCAACTTGCTGCGATGGATTTTGCTAAGCCAGGAGTTACTGCTTCACAGTTAGACAAGGTGGCACGAAATATTATAAGTGAACACGGTTACGGCGAGTATTTCAATCATCGATTGGGTCATGGATTGGGTATTTCGGTGCATGAATTTCCGTCGATAATGGCGGGAAATGATTTGGTTTTAACCCCAGGCATGTGCTTTTCAATTGAACCAGGAATTTATATTCCCGGTTTCGCGGGAGTTCGAATTGAAGATTCGGTTTATGTCACGGAAAATGGAGTTGAGCCGTTTACCCATTCAACCAAAGAACTGGTTACGCTGTAA
- a CDS encoding DUF948 domain-containing protein, which produces MSESGIALIVIAAAFALIAIFVVVFLVKLSKAVTKGSQTIEQVENTVKVATDELQVISKELEDILAKTNTLVGDVNLKMDEVNDAFIAVGDLGKSASELNSATKKFVKKTNNRGKNSSGMRALRVARSLFSGGKKKGVK; this is translated from the coding sequence ATGTCTGAAAGTGGAATCGCATTAATTGTAATTGCTGCAGCATTTGCTTTAATTGCAATTTTTGTAGTAGTATTTTTGGTTAAATTGTCCAAGGCAGTTACCAAGGGTTCACAAACAATTGAACAAGTTGAAAATACAGTTAAAGTAGCTACTGATGAGCTACAGGTTATTTCTAAAGAATTGGAAGATATTTTAGCTAAAACCAACACGTTGGTTGGCGACGTTAATTTGAAGATGGACGAAGTCAATGACGCTTTTATTGCCGTTGGTGATCTTGGAAAATCTGCATCAGAGCTGAATTCAGCGACAAAAAAATTTGTGAAAAAAACTAACAATAGAGGAAAAAATAGTTCTGGAATGAGAGCACTGCGGGTTGCCCGTTCGCTTTTCTCCGGGGGAAAGAAAAAAGGAGTAAAATAA
- the murI gene encoding glutamate racemase translates to MNNRPIGYFDSGIGGLTALKEHFALLPQEDTIYVADEAHLPYGTKTQTEITDYSQKIVDFLISKDVKAIVCACNTSSAIALPVIEKTCPVPIFGVIEAGSQQAIKLTSTNQIVVLATKATVKSRKYDETIQKINPDCTVTDFAAQELVQIVEAGDYQNPNVQAEIDRLLAPLENIDADTMVLGCTHFPIIEKLINNATNQRFQMVNSGQEAVKNLTEFLKTNDLACEESSTPAQHIFYTTGNPAVLQNVGNKFLGEKIQAVQHLAEES, encoded by the coding sequence ATGAATAATCGGCCAATTGGTTACTTTGATTCGGGGATTGGTGGGCTTACTGCTTTAAAAGAACACTTTGCTCTACTCCCCCAGGAAGATACAATCTACGTCGCCGACGAAGCACATCTTCCCTATGGAACAAAAACACAAACAGAAATTACTGACTACAGCCAAAAAATCGTAGATTTTCTGATATCTAAAGATGTCAAAGCGATCGTCTGTGCTTGCAACACCTCAAGTGCTATTGCTTTACCAGTGATTGAGAAAACTTGTCCAGTCCCAATCTTTGGTGTAATTGAAGCAGGAAGTCAGCAAGCTATTAAATTAACTTCGACCAATCAAATTGTTGTTTTGGCTACTAAAGCCACGGTAAAAAGTCGCAAATACGATGAAACAATTCAAAAAATAAATCCTGACTGCACAGTAACTGACTTTGCAGCACAAGAATTAGTTCAAATTGTCGAAGCTGGAGATTATCAAAATCCAAATGTTCAAGCTGAGATTGATAGACTGTTAGCGCCACTTGAAAATATTGATGCAGACACGATGGTTTTGGGATGTACTCATTTTCCCATCATCGAAAAACTGATCAATAACGCTACCAACCAACGCTTTCAAATGGTTAACTCTGGCCAAGAAGCGGTTAAAAATCTGACAGAATTTCTTAAAACTAACGATTTGGCTTGCGAGGAAAGTTCAACCCCAGCACAGCATATTTTTTACACTACGGGAAATCCCGCAGTTTTGCAAAATGTTGGAAACAAATTTTTAGGCGAAAAAATTCAAGCAGTCCAGCATTTAGCCGAGGAATCTTAA
- a CDS encoding XTP/dITP diphosphatase, with product MEKIIIATKNPGKAKEFQKLFSDQYEIVTLNDLTDLPTIIENGSTFKENATIKAQTIYKATNETVIADDSGLVVDALNGEPGIYSARYAKDHDSKANMDKLINKIKKIPPQKRTAHFITVLVVISKYGKIEETGRVDGLIIEHPKGNDGFGYDPIFYYPPKDKTFAEMTMSEKNQISHRGKAMEQLIKDWPEYLKGENNENLNLQ from the coding sequence ATGGAAAAAATAATTATTGCAACTAAAAATCCTGGCAAAGCTAAAGAATTTCAAAAACTATTTTCAGATCAATATGAAATTGTGACGTTAAACGACTTAACTGATTTGCCAACAATTATCGAAAATGGCAGCACATTTAAGGAAAATGCCACGATTAAAGCTCAAACGATCTACAAAGCTACTAATGAAACGGTTATTGCAGACGATTCAGGTTTAGTCGTGGATGCCTTAAACGGCGAACCAGGGATTTACTCGGCAAGATATGCTAAAGACCACGACTCAAAAGCCAATATGGACAAATTGATTAATAAAATCAAAAAAATCCCGCCTCAAAAAAGAACGGCTCACTTCATTACCGTCTTGGTTGTCATCAGTAAATACGGTAAAATAGAAGAAACTGGCAGAGTCGACGGTCTTATCATTGAACATCCAAAGGGAAACGATGGTTTTGGATATGATCCAATTTTCTATTATCCCCCAAAAGATAAGACTTTTGCTGAGATGACAATGTCTGAAAAGAACCAGATTAGTCATCGCGGAAAAGCGATGGAGCAATTGATTAAAGATTGGCCTGAATACCTTAAAGGAGAAAATAATGAGAATCTTAATTTGCAGTGA
- a CDS encoding metallophosphoesterase family protein — MRILICSDAHGDEAILLDKLNKYPDFDHYFYLGDSELMENNLIFDKFVAVLGNMDYGDFPETVDLKDRGINFFLTHGHLFEVNRNLENLRAEAKKVGADVICFGHTHLLTVQEIDQQLIINPGSISQPRNFIQEKGTYVILEITDTTYQVFCYNRADQLLELPQNPLIFERTK, encoded by the coding sequence ATGAGAATCTTAATTTGCAGTGATGCTCACGGTGATGAGGCAATTTTGCTTGATAAATTAAATAAATATCCTGATTTCGATCATTATTTCTATCTCGGTGACTCCGAGTTAATGGAAAACAATCTAATTTTCGATAAATTTGTTGCGGTTTTAGGTAATATGGATTACGGTGATTTTCCGGAGACTGTTGATCTTAAAGATCGAGGGATTAATTTTTTCTTAACCCATGGCCATTTATTTGAAGTAAACCGAAACCTTGAAAATCTCAGAGCAGAAGCTAAAAAGGTCGGAGCTGACGTGATCTGCTTTGGGCATACTCACCTTCTAACGGTCCAAGAGATTGATCAACAATTAATCATCAATCCTGGCAGTATTTCTCAGCCGCGTAATTTCATCCAAGAGAAAGGGACTTACGTTATCTTGGAAATAACCGATACTACTTACCAAGTATTTTGTTACAACCGTGCCGATCAACTTTTAGAATTACCCCAAAATCCGCTTATATTTGAAAGAACCAAATGA
- a CDS encoding DUF2507 domain-containing protein encodes MKKIENYLNLPPEKRDSGLLMRDIVLPDIFNDDKNKILYYYGKDLANNFDFPQIEEIMAIFEKIGFGQITLEKVKKDIYLFQVLGKSVDQRFLVSQKPEFALETGFLAQAITIAIQRPAEGQFKLDPKKKAVSFLIQTIPQ; translated from the coding sequence ATGAAAAAAATAGAAAATTACTTAAATTTGCCGCCAGAAAAAAGAGATTCTGGCCTATTAATGCGAGATATTGTCTTACCTGATATTTTTAACGACGACAAAAATAAAATTCTTTATTACTATGGCAAAGACCTTGCCAATAACTTTGATTTCCCGCAAATCGAGGAAATTATGGCGATTTTTGAGAAAATTGGATTTGGCCAAATCACACTGGAAAAAGTAAAAAAAGATATTTACTTATTTCAAGTTCTGGGAAAATCTGTCGATCAGAGATTCCTAGTTTCTCAGAAGCCTGAATTTGCATTAGAAACCGGCTTTTTAGCTCAAGCAATCACTATTGCAATTCAAAGGCCTGCAGAAGGACAATTTAAGCTTGATCCAAAGAAAAAAGCGGTTTCGTTTTTAATTCAAACGATTCCGCAATAA
- a CDS encoding YdcF family protein, with the protein MKLINKWPVVGIGFLLFTLFLIFLLIRQLKRDPRTLKIGVLSFSILACPFIALQMFFFNDVFFWAEILVFEGITTIFSFIFSSYLLYQLVKLWIHKTYTISDFLSIVAVICYLALLINFSIINRGFNQRLLLFVLLSTVYLTVTFANFFLSSLVYGLYIRFQNVQNRWFVCLGAGLLDGRFVGKLLANRIKTAVSQAEKSKDLTPVIIFSGGQGANELVSEASAMQKYAVEDLKFPLSCTLMEDRSRSTKENLLFSAKLVEGDSFIFCTSDYHVFRAALLAKKLGFNANGIGCKTSFCYRTIAFLREYVGVLALNKKRHLIILGLFLLISIILGI; encoded by the coding sequence TTGAAATTGATAAATAAATGGCCAGTCGTTGGGATCGGTTTTCTGCTCTTTACCCTTTTTTTAATCTTTCTTTTAATTAGGCAGTTAAAAAGAGATCCACGGACTTTAAAAATTGGAGTTTTGAGTTTTAGCATTTTGGCTTGCCCATTTATCGCACTTCAAATGTTTTTCTTTAATGACGTGTTTTTTTGGGCTGAAATCTTAGTATTTGAGGGGATTACGACGATTTTTTCCTTTATTTTTTCTTCGTATTTGTTGTATCAATTGGTGAAACTTTGGATCCATAAAACATATACAATTAGTGATTTTTTATCTATCGTTGCGGTGATCTGTTATTTGGCCCTTTTAATTAATTTTTCTATTATAAATCGTGGATTTAATCAGCGTTTGCTCTTATTTGTTTTACTTTCAACCGTTTATCTGACAGTAACATTCGCTAATTTCTTTTTGTCCAGTCTTGTTTATGGACTATACATCCGTTTTCAAAATGTGCAAAACCGTTGGTTTGTATGCCTTGGAGCAGGGCTTCTTGATGGACGATTTGTTGGTAAATTATTAGCTAATAGAATTAAAACGGCAGTGAGTCAAGCAGAGAAATCAAAAGATTTAACGCCAGTAATCATTTTTTCTGGTGGACAAGGAGCAAACGAGTTAGTAAGTGAGGCATCTGCAATGCAAAAATACGCGGTGGAAGACCTAAAATTTCCTCTTTCTTGTACTCTCATGGAAGACCGATCGCGAAGTACTAAAGAAAATTTGCTTTTCAGCGCGAAATTAGTTGAGGGAGATAGCTTTATTTTCTGTACTAGTGATTATCATGTTTTTCGGGCCGCACTTCTTGCTAAAAAATTAGGATTTAATGCAAATGGAATAGGATGCAAGACTTCATTTTGTTATCGAACAATCGCTTTTTTGCGTGAATATGTCGGAGTTTTAGCGTTAAATAAAAAAAGACACCTCATAATTTTGGGCCTCTTTTTGCTTATTTCCATTATTTTGGGGATCTAA